The following are from one region of the Plutella xylostella chromosome 21, ilPluXylo3.1, whole genome shotgun sequence genome:
- the LOC105392857 gene encoding nicotinamide riboside kinase 1, whose protein sequence is MAPSYKDKWFVIGISGVTCGGKTTLASKLTNILCPVYVFNQDKYFYPDDSPKHVKCKGLKEPHNNYEILSSMDMGSMYSDILDTMEGFSDKSVDRNICDKSGQLKLGSKKILIVEGFTVLNYKPILDLCDVRYYLVLEYSICMLRRILRLYSPPDVACYFELYVWPEHMRYRAEIEKDVSIEILDGSMPDIFDSVVKQLKNLGFKPS, encoded by the coding sequence ATGGCGCCTAGTTACAAAGATAAATGGTTTGTCATAGGAATATCAGGAGTAACCTGCGGAGGAAAAACCACCTTAGCCTCAAAGTTGACAAATATTTTATGCCCAGTTTATGTGTTTAACCAGGATAAGTATTTCTATCCTGATGATAGTCCCAAGCATGTGAAATGTAAGGGTTTAAAAGAACCTCATAATAACTATGAAATTCTGTCTTCTATGGATATGGGCAGTATGTATAGTGATATTCTAGATACAATGGAGGGGTTTTCGGATAAGTCTGTGGATAGAAATATTTGTGATAAGAGTGGGCAGTTGAAGCTTGGAAGTAAGAAAATACTTATAGTTGAAGGTTTCACAGTGTTGAACTATAAGCCTATACTGGATCTTTGTGATGTGAGGTACTACCTAGTACTGGAGTACTCAATATGCATGTTACGTCGCATTCTGAGGCTCTACTCACCACCCGATGTGGCCTGCTACTTTGAGCTGTATGTGTGGCCAGAACACATGAGGTATCGGGCAGAGATTGAGAAAGATGTATCGATTGAAATCCTAGATGGATCAATGCCAGACATCTTTGACAGTGTAGTAAAACAACTGAAGAATTTAGGTTTCAAACCTAGCTAG